The following proteins are co-located in the Stieleria sp. JC731 genome:
- the dapA gene encoding 4-hydroxy-tetrahydrodipicolinate synthase, which yields MTARRGSDFAGLSVAIVTPFKDGEVDYDRLKEQIEFQIDAGTRCLVPVGTTGESPTLTHDEHERVIAETIQCAAGRVKVMAGTGSNSTAEALRLTQRAAKEGADATLQVAPYYNKPTQEGFYQHFKAVAEAVDIPVCVYNIPGRTGKEIDVSTIQRLSELPGITMVKEATGKLDQCSAIVGTTDLTVLSGDDSLTLPMMSVGAEGIISVAGNLVPSDMIKLVNAAAAGDLPTAQAMHHKLFGLCSNMLGLATNPIPVKAAMRMVGRDSGDLRLPMTPLDEASEVKLQETLLAYGLASAAGV from the coding sequence ATGACTGCTCGGCGTGGATCTGATTTTGCCGGCCTGTCCGTCGCCATTGTGACGCCGTTTAAAGATGGTGAAGTCGACTACGATCGATTGAAAGAGCAGATCGAATTCCAAATCGATGCCGGCACGCGGTGCTTGGTCCCCGTTGGGACGACTGGGGAATCCCCCACGCTAACACACGACGAACACGAACGCGTGATCGCCGAAACGATTCAGTGTGCCGCTGGGCGAGTGAAGGTGATGGCGGGCACGGGCAGCAACAGCACTGCCGAAGCACTGCGTTTGACTCAGCGAGCTGCGAAAGAAGGTGCAGACGCGACATTGCAGGTCGCACCTTACTACAACAAGCCGACACAAGAAGGTTTTTATCAGCACTTCAAAGCTGTAGCTGAAGCGGTCGACATCCCAGTTTGTGTCTACAACATTCCAGGTCGGACCGGAAAGGAAATTGACGTTTCCACAATCCAGCGACTGAGCGAACTGCCTGGTATCACGATGGTCAAAGAGGCCACAGGCAAGTTGGATCAGTGCTCGGCAATTGTCGGGACAACGGACCTAACCGTCTTGAGTGGCGACGATTCATTGACGCTGCCGATGATGAGTGTCGGTGCTGAAGGCATCATCTCCGTCGCTGGCAACTTGGTTCCTTCGGACATGATCAAATTGGTCAATGCTGCCGCAGCTGGGGATCTGCCAACCGCTCAGGCGATGCACCATAAACTGTTCGGCCTCTGTTCGAACATGCTTGGATTGGCAACGAACCCAATCCCTGTCAAAGCCGCAATGCGGATGGTCGGTCGCGACAGTGGTGACCTGCGTTTGCCGATGACGCCTCTTGATGAGGCCTCGGAAGTCAAACTTCAAGAAACACTGTTGGCTTATGGCTTGGCCAGCGCAGCGGGCGTTTGA
- a CDS encoding sigma-70 family RNA polymerase sigma factor has protein sequence MNAESESGDADSGGIERLIELARQGDSRSLGELLTFYRKYLVFLARTQVHEHLQVKADPSDLAQEVCLAAHGSIGEFRGQSAEEFAGWLRGILSNVLAMHVRRYLGTQKRDARLEQSLNQSLTGASRFLHSQIAADMTSPSGKFAREESFLELAAAIENLPEDYRQVIVLRHVEALPFADVAKEMGRTVNSVEKLWVRALAKLRVSVGDQ, from the coding sequence ATGAATGCCGAATCTGAATCAGGGGACGCTGATTCAGGGGGCATCGAACGCCTGATCGAACTGGCGCGCCAAGGTGACAGTCGCTCGCTTGGTGAGCTGTTGACCTTCTATCGAAAATACCTCGTCTTCTTGGCAAGGACTCAAGTCCACGAGCATCTTCAGGTCAAAGCCGACCCTTCCGACCTTGCTCAAGAAGTCTGCTTGGCGGCCCACGGAAGCATCGGCGAATTTCGCGGTCAATCGGCGGAAGAATTCGCCGGATGGCTACGTGGAATTCTTTCCAACGTGCTCGCAATGCATGTCCGTCGGTACTTAGGCACTCAGAAACGAGATGCCCGTTTGGAGCAGAGCCTGAATCAGAGCTTAACGGGTGCGTCTCGCTTTCTGCATTCGCAAATCGCAGCCGACATGACTTCACCAAGCGGCAAATTTGCACGTGAAGAAAGCTTTTTGGAATTGGCAGCCGCAATTGAAAACCTACCGGAGGACTACCGACAGGTCATCGTTCTTCGTCACGTCGAAGCATTGCCCTTTGCTGACGTCGCCAAAGAAATGGGCCGGACGGTTAACAGCGTTGAAAAACTTTGGGTTCGAGCGCTCGCTAAACTTCGCGTTTCGGTTGGTGACCAATGA
- a CDS encoding serine/threonine protein kinase yields the protein MNAFDETDAEDPLVAAVKSFTAAMEAGQQVSIDSFVGRHPEIADELRPALEGLLLLQGAGATVSPQPESNDQEFIGKPVGDFQIVSELGRGGMGIVYEATQLSLGRRVALKVLPFASGLDEVRLQRFRNEAHAAAALHHTNIVPVYAVGSDRGVHYYAMQLIDGETLAEVIRMLRLDRTSKTDSTDDSRPTRSTTQTAFSTGHHRRSHYRRVVKMVVEAAIAIEHAHTYGVIHRDIKPGNLIRDHVGKIWVTDFGLAQVESDASHLTRTGDPMGTLRYMSPEQASGNRMSLDHRTDIYSLGTTLYELLVLQPAFQSENYRTLLNAVVEKEPPALSTIDDHIPEELSTIVRKAMAKLPAERYQTATAFAEDLQLWLDDKPINAKPPTIIERANKWRRRNSGLVTAAGIVWLVSTIVLAGTTGFIWRQQRITKMALDAQTSERLRAEANFAQARAVVDTFSELSEQELAYRPDTQDLRRQFLETSLGFYQELLAQSSSDTDLSKKIELTAAKVERLVDELTVLENIQPMLMLADPHVDHALGLSDESTDRLVAAVDEFRLQREQLANQHVGGLLSDNPAISSMLRDFDQQVRSYLDESQLRRLRQIHRQRWLPFTFKTREVVQTLGITREQVVQINRIIEETRPSRTRGSRNPFRPELPFMPPGGGGEPPEPPNRNRRNPDRGSQESSGGPSLRPSQGPPAGTEITVREIKKILTDEQRKIWNELVGEPFDFGRTPTPAIPRS from the coding sequence ATGAACGCGTTCGACGAAACTGACGCAGAAGACCCTCTTGTCGCAGCAGTCAAATCTTTCACCGCTGCGATGGAAGCCGGTCAGCAGGTATCGATCGATTCATTCGTCGGTCGGCATCCAGAGATCGCAGACGAACTGCGACCTGCACTTGAAGGCTTGCTGCTGCTACAGGGGGCCGGTGCGACTGTTTCGCCACAGCCGGAATCGAACGACCAAGAATTTATCGGCAAGCCGGTCGGTGATTTTCAAATCGTTTCCGAACTCGGTCGTGGAGGCATGGGAATTGTTTACGAGGCGACGCAGCTTTCTTTAGGACGCCGAGTCGCGTTAAAAGTTCTGCCGTTTGCCAGTGGGTTGGACGAAGTCCGTTTGCAGCGTTTTCGTAACGAAGCGCATGCCGCTGCGGCGCTGCACCACACTAACATCGTTCCGGTCTATGCCGTCGGAAGCGATCGCGGGGTTCACTACTATGCGATGCAATTGATCGACGGCGAGACGCTTGCAGAAGTCATAAGAATGCTTCGGCTTGATCGAACATCCAAGACCGATTCGACGGACGATTCTCGGCCGACACGCTCGACAACCCAAACAGCCTTTTCCACCGGGCACCATCGTCGCTCCCATTATCGACGTGTGGTCAAAATGGTCGTCGAGGCGGCGATCGCAATTGAACATGCCCATACCTACGGCGTCATCCATCGTGATATCAAGCCCGGGAACTTGATACGCGACCACGTTGGGAAAATTTGGGTAACGGATTTTGGCTTGGCGCAGGTCGAAAGCGATGCGTCTCACTTGACACGTACCGGTGACCCGATGGGGACATTGCGGTACATGAGCCCGGAACAAGCATCCGGCAACCGCATGTCGTTGGATCATCGAACGGATATCTATTCTCTAGGAACAACGCTCTACGAATTGTTGGTGTTGCAACCGGCTTTTCAAAGTGAAAACTATCGGACGCTGCTCAATGCAGTTGTCGAAAAAGAGCCACCAGCTCTTTCGACGATCGACGATCACATTCCCGAGGAATTGAGTACGATCGTTCGAAAAGCGATGGCCAAGCTGCCAGCCGAACGCTACCAAACTGCGACTGCTTTTGCGGAAGATCTGCAGCTATGGCTCGACGACAAGCCCATCAATGCGAAACCGCCAACGATCATTGAACGGGCAAACAAGTGGCGCCGCCGCAATAGCGGTTTGGTCACTGCCGCCGGTATCGTCTGGCTTGTAAGTACGATCGTGCTTGCGGGTACAACCGGCTTCATCTGGCGACAGCAGAGAATCACCAAGATGGCGTTAGACGCTCAGACAAGCGAGCGTCTTCGTGCCGAAGCGAACTTTGCACAGGCTCGTGCGGTTGTTGACACGTTTAGCGAGCTAAGCGAACAGGAGCTTGCCTATCGGCCTGACACACAGGACTTGCGGAGGCAGTTTTTGGAAACTTCGCTTGGCTTTTACCAGGAGCTGTTAGCACAAAGTTCCTCGGATACGGATCTTTCGAAAAAAATCGAACTGACCGCCGCTAAGGTAGAACGACTCGTCGACGAATTGACCGTCCTAGAAAACATCCAGCCGATGTTGATGTTGGCCGACCCTCACGTCGATCACGCACTGGGACTCTCGGACGAATCGACCGATCGATTGGTGGCAGCGGTCGATGAATTCCGACTGCAACGGGAGCAACTTGCCAATCAGCATGTCGGCGGATTGCTTTCAGACAACCCTGCAATTTCATCGATGTTGCGCGACTTTGACCAACAGGTTCGTTCCTATCTCGATGAGAGCCAGCTTCGTCGATTAAGGCAAATCCACCGACAACGTTGGCTGCCATTCACTTTTAAAACTCGGGAAGTAGTTCAGACGCTTGGCATCACTCGCGAACAGGTGGTGCAGATCAATCGAATCATCGAAGAGACACGTCCCAGTCGGACGCGGGGCAGTCGAAACCCATTCCGACCGGAGCTTCCATTCATGCCTCCAGGTGGCGGAGGCGAACCGCCGGAACCACCAAATCGCAACCGCCGCAACCCAGATCGTGGTTCACAGGAATCTTCAGGGGGACCATCGCTTCGACCCTCGCAAGGACCACCAGCGGGCACCGAAATCACCGTCCGCGAGATCAAAAAGATTTTGACGGATGAGCAGCGAAAGATTTGGAATGAACTTGTTGGGGAACCCTTCGATTTTGGCCGAACGCCGACTCCTGCGATCCCTCGATCGTAA